One Buteo buteo chromosome 32, bButBut1.hap1.1, whole genome shotgun sequence DNA segment encodes these proteins:
- the LOC142026272 gene encoding HLA class II histocompatibility antigen, DR alpha chain-like: MAGGRGIPLALLAVLTLQGAGAVKVRHVLIQAEFYQRAETLRQEGGEFMFDFDGDEIFHVDLQKTETIWRLPEFGNFATFEAQGALQNMAVAKQALEIMIKRSNRSQATIVPPEVTVFSEDPVELGDPNILICYVDKFWPSVITITWLRNGQVVTDGVLETVFYPREDHSFRKFSYLPFIPTRGDYYDCRVEHWGLPTALLKHWEPQLPLPASESTETLVCALGLAVGIVGIIAGTILIIKAMKMNSARNQRGVL; the protein is encoded by the exons ATGGCCGGAGGACGGGGCATCCCGCTGGCGCTGCTGGCAGTGCTGACCCTGCAGGGCGCGGGGGCCGTGAAAG TGCGGCACGTGTTGATCCAGGCCGAATTCTACCAGCGGGCTGAGACGCTGCGGCAGGAGGGCGGCGAGTTCATGTTTGATTTCGATGGGGACGAGATCTTCCACGTGGACCTGCAGAAGACAGAGACCATCTGGCGCCTGCCCGAGTTCGGGAACTTCGCCACCTTCGAGGCGCAGGGAGCTCTGCAGAACATGGCAGTAGCAAAGCAGGCCTTGGAGATCATGATTAAAAGGTCCAACCGCTCGCAGGCCACCATCG TGCCACCTGAGGTGACGGTGTTCTCCGAGGACCCCGTGGAGCTGGGGGACCCCAACATCCTGATCTGCTACGTGGACAAGTTCTGGCCGTCCGTCATCACCATCACGTGGCTGAGGAACGGGCAGGTGGTGACGGACGGCGTCCTCGAGACCGTTTTCTACCCCCGGGAGGACCACAGCTTCCGCAAGTTCTCCTACCTGCCCTTCATCCCCACCCGGGGGGACTACTACGACTGCCGCGTGGAGCACTGGGGGCTGCCCACCGCCCTCCTGAAGCActggg AACCCCAGCTGCCCCTCCCCGCCTCCGAGAGCACCGAGACCCTGGTGTGCGCCCTGGGCCTGGCCGTGGGCATCGTCGGCATCATCGCGGGCACCATCCTCATCATCAAGGCCATGAAGATGAACAGCGCCCGCAACCAGCGGGGCGTCTTGTGA
- the LOC142026268 gene encoding class II histocompatibility antigen, B-L beta chain-like, with protein METGRVLGAGAVLVALVVLGARPGGGQETSGFFQEMSKFECHHLNGNKNVRYLMKYIYNREQRVHFDSDVGHFVADTPLGEPDAKYWNSQPDILEDAQAAVDTYCRHNYEVVTPFLVERRVEPKVRVSPMQSSSLPQTNRLVCYVTGFYPAEIEVKWFKNGQEETEHVVSTDVIQNGDWTYQVLVMLETTPQRGDTYACQVEHVSLQHPVTQQWEVQSDAARSKMLTGVGGFVLGLIFLALGLFLYMRKKGASFPRLQSS; from the exons ATGGAGACCGGTCGTGTCCTGGGAGCTGGGGCCGTGCTGGTGGCGCTGGTGGTGCTGGGAGCCCGGCCGGGCGGTGGCCAGGAGACCTCAG GGTTCTTCCAGGAGATGAGTAAGTTTGAGTGTCACCACCTCAATGGCAATAAGAATGTCAGGTATCTGATGAAGTACATCTACAACCGGGAGCAGAGGGTGCACTTTGACAGCGATGTGGGTCACTTTGTGGCCGACACCCCCCTGGGTGAGCCTGATGCCAAGTACTGGAACAGCCAACCGGACATACTGGAGGATGCACAGGCTGCGGTGGACACATACTGCCGCCACAACTACGAGGTGGTGACCCCTTTCCTCGTGGAGAGGAGAG TTGAGCCCAAGGTGAGGGTCTCCCCCATGCAGTCGAGCTCCCTGCCCCAGACCAACAGGCTGGTTTGCTACGTGACGGGGTTTTACCCCGCGGAGATCGAGGTGAAGTGGTTCAAGAACGGGCAGGAGGAGACGGAGCACGTGGTGTCCACGGACGTGATCCAGAACGGAGACTGGACCTACCAGGTGCTGGTGATGCTGGAAACCACCCCGCAGCGCGGGGACACCTACGCGTGCCAGGTGGAGCACGTCAGCCTGCAGCACCCCGTCACCCAGCAGTGGG AGGTGCAGTCGGACGCCGCCAGGAGCAAGATGCTcacgggggtggggggcttCGTGCTGGGGCTCATCTTCCTGGCGCTGGGGCTCTTCCTCTACATGCGCAAGAAG GGCGCCTCgttccccaggctgcag AGCTCCTGA